In Chroicocephalus ridibundus chromosome 4, bChrRid1.1, whole genome shotgun sequence, one genomic interval encodes:
- the CGRRF1 gene encoding cell growth regulator with RING finger domain protein 1 isoform X2, which produces MAAVFLVTLYEYSPLFYITVVFVCFLVTSGLVLGWFGLGVPVILRNSEEAESSTRVLKKRMRQVKNPFGLEIPHPATASVTKGITLTPDCLEDCILTCYWGCSVQKLHEALQKHVYCFRIKTPQALEDALYSEYLYQQQYFIKKNDKEEKYCQLPEDAQVVDFGPVPRSRYPLIALLTLADEEDREIYDIISMVAVIHIPDESYRLSCRILYQYLLLAQGQYHDLKIVLRRLQALSPLVREALTEAC; this is translated from the exons ATGGCCGCCGTGTTCCTCGTCACGCTCTACGAGTACTCGCCGCTTTTCTACATCACCGTGGTGTTCGTCTGCTTCCTCGTCACCAGCGGCCTGGTGCTGGGCTG GTTTGGGTTGGGTGTTCCTGTTATTCTGAGAAACTCAGAAGAAGCAGAATCCAGCACAAGAGTTTTGAAAAAGCGGATGAGACAAGTGAAGAATCCTTTTGGGTTAGAAATCCCTCATCCTGCTACAGCTTCAGTAACAA AGGGTATAACACTGACACCTGATTGTCTGGAAGACTGTATTCTTACATGCTACTGGGGCTGCAGTGTTCAAAAACTCCATGAAGCATTGCAGAAACACGTCTACTGCTTCAGAATAAAGACTCCTCAGGCATTAGAGGATGCTCTATACAGCGAATACCTCTATCAACAACAGTACTT cattaaaaaaaatgacaaggaagaaaaatattgtcaGTTACCAGAAGATGCTCAAGTTGTCGATTTTGGCCCAGTGCCTAGATCTCGCTATCCGTTGATAGCATTGTTGACGTTAGCTGAtgaagaagacagagaaatataTGATATT atttcAATGGTGGCTGTAATTCACATTCCTGATGAGAGCTACAGACTTTCCTGCAGAATATTATATCAGTATCTACTTCTAGCTCAAGGTCAATACCATGATCTGAAG